In Streptococcus oralis, a single window of DNA contains:
- a CDS encoding AI-2E family transporter, producing the protein MFRRNKLFFWTAEILLLTLIFYLWREMGAIITPFVTVVNTIMIPFLLGGFFYYITNPVVTFLEKRCKINRLIGVLVTLCALIGAIVVGVVYLLPILINQLTSLIISSQNIYSRLQDLIIDLSMNPVFQNIDIQQTIQQLNLSYVDILQNILNSVSNSLGSVLSALFSTVLILIMTPVFLIYFLLDGHKLLPMLERTVLKHDKLNLSSLLTNLNTTIARYISGIAIDAVIIGCLAYIGYSVIGLKYALVFAIFSGIANLIPYVGPSIGLIPMVIANVFTDPHRMLIAVAYMLIIQQIDGNVLYPRIVGGVMKVHPITILVLLLLSSNIYGVIGMVVAVPTYSIFKEITKFLAKLYENHKEAKELEKTESN; encoded by the coding sequence ATGTTCCGCAGAAACAAATTATTTTTTTGGACAGCTGAAATTTTATTATTAACACTGATTTTCTATCTTTGGAGAGAAATGGGAGCCATCATTACTCCCTTCGTGACAGTTGTGAATACCATCATGATTCCATTTTTGCTTGGTGGATTTTTTTACTACATTACAAATCCAGTCGTTACTTTCTTAGAAAAGAGATGTAAGATCAATCGTCTAATTGGTGTCTTGGTCACTCTTTGTGCCTTGATTGGTGCTATCGTTGTAGGGGTCGTTTATCTCTTGCCGATTTTGATTAATCAGTTGACCAGCTTGATTATTTCTAGTCAAAACATCTATAGTAGACTACAAGATTTGATCATCGATTTGTCCATGAATCCAGTCTTCCAAAATATTGATATTCAACAAACAATTCAACAACTGAATCTCTCCTATGTGGATATCCTCCAGAATATCCTGAATAGCGTCAGCAACAGTTTAGGAAGCGTTCTTTCAGCCTTGTTTAGTACGGTACTGATTCTCATTATGACCCCTGTATTCTTGATTTATTTCTTGTTGGATGGTCATAAGTTGCTACCAATGTTGGAACGTACCGTCTTAAAACATGACAAATTGAATCTTTCTAGCCTTTTAACCAATCTCAATACAACTATAGCGCGCTATATCAGTGGAATTGCGATTGATGCGGTTATTATTGGATGTTTAGCCTATATTGGCTATAGCGTTATCGGATTAAAGTACGCCCTAGTTTTTGCTATTTTCTCTGGAATCGCAAATTTGATTCCTTATGTTGGTCCAAGTATTGGCTTGATTCCAATGGTGATTGCCAATGTTTTCACAGATCCTCATCGTATGTTGATTGCAGTTGCTTATATGCTTATTATTCAACAGATTGATGGAAATGTTCTCTATCCACGCATCGTTGGAGGGGTTATGAAAGTGCATCCGATTACGATCTTGGTGCTCCTTTTACTGTCAAGTAATATCTACGGTGTCATAGGGATGGTCGTAGCAGTACCTACTTACTCCATTTTTAAAGAAATTACTAAGTTCCTAGCGAAATTATATGAAAATCATAAAGAAGCTAAGGAACTGGAAAAAACAGAATCAAATTAA
- the tuf gene encoding elongation factor Tu: MAKEKYDRSKPHVNIGTIGHVDHGKTTLTAAITTVLARRLPSSVNQPKDYASIDAAPEERERGITINTAHVEYETEKRHYAHIDAPGHADYVKNMITGAAQMDGAILVVASTDGPMPQTREHILLSRQVGVKHLIVFMNKIDLVDDEELLELVEMEIRDLLSEYDFPGDDLPVIQGSALKALEGDSKYEDIIMELMNTVDEYIPEPERDTDKPLLLPVEDVFSITGRGTVASGRIDRGTVRVNDEIEIVGIKEETQKAVVTGVEMFRKQLDEGLAGDNVGVLLRGVQRDEIERGQVIAKPGSINPHTKFKGEVYILTKEEGGRHTPFFNNYRPQFYFRTTDVTGSIELPAGTEMVMPGDNVTIDVELIHPIAVEQGTTFSIREGGRTVGSGMVTEIEA, encoded by the coding sequence ATGGCAAAAGAAAAATACGATCGTAGTAAACCACACGTTAACATTGGTACTATTGGACACGTTGACCACGGTAAAACTACCCTAACTGCAGCTATCACAACTGTTTTGGCACGTCGCTTGCCTTCATCAGTTAACCAACCTAAAGACTATGCGTCTATCGATGCTGCTCCAGAAGAACGCGAACGTGGTATCACTATCAACACTGCACACGTTGAGTACGAAACTGAAAAACGTCACTACGCTCACATCGACGCTCCAGGACACGCGGACTACGTTAAAAACATGATCACTGGTGCTGCCCAAATGGACGGAGCTATCCTTGTAGTAGCTTCAACTGACGGACCAATGCCACAAACTCGTGAGCACATCCTTCTTTCACGTCAGGTTGGTGTTAAACACCTTATCGTCTTCATGAACAAAATTGACTTGGTTGACGACGAAGAATTGCTTGAATTGGTTGAAATGGAAATCCGTGACCTTCTTTCAGAATACGACTTCCCAGGTGACGATCTTCCAGTTATCCAAGGTTCAGCTCTTAAAGCTCTTGAAGGTGACTCTAAATACGAAGACATCATCATGGAATTGATGAACACTGTTGATGAGTACATTCCAGAACCAGAACGTGACACTGACAAACCATTGCTTCTTCCAGTCGAAGATGTATTCTCAATCACTGGACGTGGTACAGTTGCTTCAGGACGTATCGACCGTGGTACTGTTCGTGTCAACGACGAAATCGAAATCGTTGGTATCAAAGAAGAAACTCAAAAAGCAGTTGTTACTGGTGTTGAAATGTTCCGTAAACAACTTGACGAAGGTCTTGCCGGAGATAACGTAGGTGTCCTTCTTCGTGGTGTTCAACGTGACGAAATCGAACGTGGACAAGTTATCGCTAAACCAGGTTCAATCAACCCACACACTAAATTTAAAGGTGAAGTCTACATCCTTACTAAAGAAGAAGGTGGACGTCACACTCCATTCTTCAACAACTACCGTCCACAATTCTACTTCCGTACTACTGACGTTACAGGTTCAATCGAACTTCCTGCAGGTACTGAAATGGTAATGCCTGGTGATAACGTGACTATCGACGTTGAGTTGATCCACCCAATCGCCGTAGAACAAGGTACTACATTCTCTATCCGTGAGGGTGGACGTACTGTTGGTTCAGGTATGGTTACAGAAATCGAAGCTTAA
- a CDS encoding putative DNA-binding protein, whose product MEIEKTNRMNALFEFYAALLTDKQMNYIELYYADDYSLAEIAEEFGVSRQAVYDNIKRTEKILEDYEMKLHMYSDYIVRSQIFDQILERYPKDDFLQEQIEVLTSIDNRE is encoded by the coding sequence ATGGAAATCGAAAAAACCAATCGTATGAACGCTCTTTTTGAATTTTATGCGGCGCTTTTGACAGACAAGCAGATGAACTATATTGAACTCTATTATGCTGATGATTATAGTCTTGCTGAGATTGCTGAAGAGTTCGGTGTCAGTCGTCAGGCTGTCTATGATAATATCAAGCGGACGGAAAAGATTCTAGAAGATTATGAGATGAAATTGCACATGTATTCGGACTATATTGTCCGTAGTCAGATTTTTGACCAGATCTTGGAGCGTTATCCCAAAGATGACTTTCTGCAGGAGCAGATAGAAGTTTTAACAAGCATTGATAATAGAGAATAA
- the ffh gene encoding signal recognition particle protein, with protein sequence MAFESLTERLQNVFKNLRKKGKISETDVQEATKEIRLALLEADVALPVVKDFIKKVRERAIGHEVIDTLNPAQQIIKIVDEELTAVLGSDTAEIIKSPKIPTIIMMVGLQGAGKTTFAGKLANKLKKEENARPLMIAADIYRPAAIDQLKTLGQQIDVPVFALGTEVPAVEIVRQGLEQAQANHNDYVLIDTAGRLQIDELLMNELRDVKALAQPNEILLVIDAMIGQEAANVAREFNAQLEVTGVILTKIDGDTRGGAALSVRHITGKPIKFTGTGEKITDIETFHPDRMSSRILGMGDMLTLIEKASQEYDEQKALEMAEKMRENTFDFNDFIDQLDQVQNMGPMEDLLKMIPGMANNPALQNMKVDERQIARKRAIVSSMTPEERENPDLLNPSRRRRIAAGSGNTFVEVNKFIKDFNQAKQLMQGVMSGDMNKMMKQMGINPNNLPKNMPNMGGMDMSALEGMMGQGGMPDMSGLGGAGMPDMSQMFGGGLKGKIGEFAMKQSMKRMANKMKKAKKKRK encoded by the coding sequence ATGGCATTTGAAAGTTTAACAGAACGTTTACAGAACGTCTTTAAAAATCTACGTAAAAAAGGAAAAATTTCTGAGACTGATGTCCAAGAAGCAACCAAAGAGATTCGTTTGGCCTTGCTTGAAGCCGACGTTGCCTTGCCTGTTGTAAAGGACTTTATCAAGAAGGTTCGTGAACGTGCAATCGGTCACGAGGTCATTGATACCCTCAATCCTGCCCAACAGATTATCAAAATTGTTGATGAGGAACTGACGGCTGTTTTAGGTTCTGATACTGCTGAGATTATCAAGTCACCAAAAATTCCAACCATTATCATGATGGTCGGTTTGCAGGGGGCTGGTAAAACGACTTTTGCTGGTAAGCTGGCTAATAAACTCAAGAAGGAAGAAAATGCTCGTCCTTTGATGATTGCGGCAGATATTTATCGTCCAGCAGCCATCGATCAGCTGAAAACACTTGGACAACAAATCGATGTTCCTGTCTTTGCACTTGGAACAGAAGTGCCTGCTGTTGAAATTGTTCGCCAAGGTTTGGAGCAAGCGCAGGCCAATCACAACGACTATGTCTTGATCGATACGGCAGGGCGTTTACAAATCGATGAACTTCTTATGAATGAGCTTCGTGATGTTAAAGCACTGGCTCAACCAAACGAAATCCTCCTTGTCATTGATGCCATGATCGGTCAGGAAGCGGCTAATGTTGCCCGTGAGTTTAATGCTCAGTTGGAAGTAACTGGTGTCATCCTTACCAAGATTGATGGGGATACTCGTGGTGGTGCAGCTTTGTCTGTTCGTCACATCACTGGAAAACCTATCAAGTTCACTGGTACGGGTGAAAAGATAACAGATATCGAAACCTTCCACCCAGACCGTATGTCAAGCCGTATCCTTGGTATGGGGGATATGCTCACTTTGATTGAGAAAGCTTCTCAGGAATACGATGAGCAAAAAGCTCTTGAAATGGCTGAGAAAATGCGCGAAAACACCTTTGATTTCAATGATTTCATTGATCAATTGGATCAGGTGCAAAATATGGGGCCAATGGAAGACTTACTCAAGATGATTCCAGGTATGGCTAACAATCCTGCCCTTCAAAATATGAAGGTGGATGAGCGCCAGATTGCGCGCAAACGTGCTATTGTGTCTTCTATGACACCTGAAGAACGCGAAAACCCTGATCTGTTAAATCCAAGTCGTCGCCGTCGTATCGCTGCTGGTTCTGGAAATACCTTTGTCGAAGTCAATAAATTTATCAAGGACTTTAACCAGGCCAAACAGCTCATGCAAGGTGTCATGTCTGGAGATATGAACAAAATGATGAAGCAAATGGGAATCAATCCAAATAACCTCCCTAAAAATATGCCAAATATGGGCGGGATGGATATGTCTGCCCTTGAAGGAATGATGGGACAAGGTGGCATGCCAGATATGTCAGGTCTCGGAGGAGCAGGCATGCCAGATATGAGCCAGATGTTTGGTGGCGGACTCAAAGGTAAAATCGGTGAATTTGCCATGAAACAGTCTATGAAACGGATGGCCAACAAAATGAAAAAAGCTAAGAAAAAACGCAAATAA
- a CDS encoding sensor histidine kinase — protein MKQNLKYLATYLPWLLVLLVFDLFTAILLWLSDVRMFQALILLYILATVLLFFILSLLLIRKERKKSAAYKAFIANPKIDTELELLRLSTVSEKESIEEIANVLYQKQVEIGKLNSLLADYEDYVEKWAHEIKLPLSLLSLLLDNQSDQLPKDTAFKLDYVKNQIQGNVSQILFYYRVKSEKNDFLFEDVDLQECIQDLLENFDPLLKEKKFTIKVENIQGICYTDQRSFEFILSQILANSIKYSSDKPELNIYMSKDKGRTSLIIRDNGCGVKACDLPHIFEKGFTGDSGDTRKKSTGMGLYLVKQLADALKIDITVKSEWMHGFEITLSI, from the coding sequence ATGAAACAGAATCTTAAATATCTAGCTACTTACCTGCCCTGGTTACTTGTTCTTTTAGTATTTGATCTATTCACAGCGATTCTGCTTTGGCTTTCAGACGTGAGGATGTTTCAAGCTCTCATCCTGCTCTATATTTTAGCCACCGTCCTGCTTTTTTTCATCCTATCACTCCTACTTATAAGAAAAGAAAGAAAAAAATCAGCTGCTTATAAAGCCTTCATAGCCAATCCTAAGATAGATACGGAGCTGGAATTATTGCGTTTATCAACTGTCTCAGAAAAAGAAAGCATCGAAGAAATCGCAAATGTGCTCTACCAAAAGCAGGTGGAAATAGGAAAGCTTAATTCATTACTAGCCGACTATGAGGACTATGTTGAGAAGTGGGCTCATGAAATCAAACTTCCTCTATCGCTTCTTTCCCTCCTTTTGGACAACCAAAGTGACCAGCTGCCAAAGGATACAGCTTTTAAGTTGGATTATGTAAAAAATCAAATCCAAGGCAATGTATCACAGATACTATTCTATTACAGGGTTAAAAGTGAAAAAAATGATTTTCTATTTGAAGATGTCGACCTCCAAGAGTGTATTCAGGATCTTTTAGAAAACTTTGATCCCTTGCTTAAAGAAAAGAAATTTACGATTAAGGTAGAAAACATACAAGGAATCTGCTACACCGATCAACGCAGTTTTGAATTTATCCTCTCTCAAATCCTAGCCAACTCCATTAAATATAGCTCCGACAAGCCCGAACTCAATATTTATATGTCAAAGGATAAGGGGCGCACAAGTCTGATTATTAGGGATAATGGCTGCGGAGTTAAAGCTTGCGACCTCCCTCATATCTTTGAAAAAGGCTTTACAGGTGATTCAGGAGACACAAGGAAAAAATCAACAGGCATGGGTCTCTATCTGGTCAAACAATTAGCAGATGCTTTAAAAATCGATATCACGGTAAAATCCGAATGGATGCATGGATTTGAAATCACTCTTTCTATTTAG
- a CDS encoding response regulator transcription factor — translation MKHILVIEDEALIRDEIVILLEKAGYQVDKLTDFKDTSQQVLQYDTNLIILDLNLPGETGFQICKNLKSKRSVPILVLTSREQLKDEIYALKLGADEYLTKPFKKERFLARIENILKRYEGRQNLLEKDNFLLDRQTYTLYINGHSILLPQNQGKLLETLLVTNAPVVTKEELCMKLWNTTEFIDDNALQVNIARLKKVMKKAGITLQVKSVRGIGYKLEEVSPDETES, via the coding sequence ATGAAGCATATTCTAGTAATTGAAGATGAAGCCTTGATTCGAGATGAAATTGTCATCTTGTTAGAGAAAGCGGGTTATCAAGTTGATAAGTTGACTGACTTCAAAGATACGAGCCAACAAGTGCTGCAATACGATACGAATCTAATCATACTGGATTTGAATTTGCCGGGAGAAACAGGCTTTCAAATTTGTAAAAATCTCAAGTCCAAACGCTCTGTGCCCATATTGGTTCTCACCTCCCGTGAACAACTAAAAGATGAGATTTACGCCCTGAAATTAGGGGCAGATGAGTATCTAACAAAGCCTTTCAAGAAAGAAAGATTTTTGGCACGTATAGAAAATATCTTGAAACGCTATGAAGGCAGACAAAATCTACTTGAAAAAGATAATTTTCTGCTGGATAGACAAACCTATACCCTTTATATCAATGGACATTCGATTTTACTCCCCCAAAATCAAGGGAAATTGTTAGAAACCTTATTGGTTACTAATGCTCCTGTCGTCACAAAAGAAGAACTATGTATGAAACTATGGAACACAACTGAGTTCATCGATGATAATGCTCTTCAAGTAAATATTGCAAGGCTCAAAAAGGTGATGAAAAAGGCTGGAATTACCCTTCAAGTCAAGTCTGTCAGAGGTATTGGTTACAAGCTAGAAGAGGTAAGTCCAGATGAAACAGAATCTTAA
- a CDS encoding FtsX-like permease family protein, giving the protein MFSKLVSRNSKRDRKNNGLYFSSMVLSIISFYIILSLSHQDVMIFLKQIESDAVNKLFSMIPILYVATLFILFFLVYFASSMQMERRKHEFGVYLTLGMRRSKLFLLLLLEDLRNSVLALGIGLPISILISELISLITAKIVGLGIIEHQFSLSTTALFYTIIGFLAVKLAVFVLLSAKTANMEIGNLLAYSPSGMKKLLPKGVYLLASVLGILLLGTAYYLGMSRRAWENVITMGITVLLGTLGTILLFFGMRLFIDFLVKFGSNRKLQAYNFRQIQELVIQRSTILAICSLLIFSALCLFGAGVAIASGNSGNQTHVLDYTFRDGKQDTDENLDVNTVKKELEVAGLASQFSKILQIKIGKPKEHESVSFEEIIQELKKQKGSKNKEILLQRFKQSTTSHLIPVSEYNELRKAANLPPLELTSKEAYLYMGKDFLPDENLVNSVLKANPQINVMGNDIKLIGDVQSLPIVTDREITLSVALILPDETFMSYTDSKYSNYVSGILAPDLVKEKGLMKAISDTNEKLNQTSLGYESYIQNMGRQLFYIISASYITIYLAIIFLVVANTIIGVQFLMGQRQSYRRYQTLIHLGANYETLCKSSEKQINWYFGLPIAIALLSSSFGVSSLLTGIVPASARMAMEQKFITAMLIVLLLAGFEVIYIRIVKKNSNKYLLSLMEPKREE; this is encoded by the coding sequence ATGTTTTCTAAATTAGTCTCAAGAAATAGCAAGAGAGATCGAAAAAATAATGGCTTGTACTTCAGTTCCATGGTTCTTTCTATTATCTCCTTTTACATCATCCTTTCTTTGTCCCATCAAGATGTGATGATCTTTCTAAAACAAATAGAAAGTGACGCTGTAAATAAACTCTTTAGCATGATTCCTATTCTTTATGTAGCAACGCTCTTTATTCTCTTTTTTCTAGTCTACTTCGCAAGCAGTATGCAGATGGAAAGGAGAAAACATGAATTTGGTGTCTATCTCACACTGGGAATGCGAAGAAGCAAACTGTTCTTGCTACTCCTGCTCGAGGATTTGAGAAACAGCGTCCTTGCCCTTGGAATAGGCCTTCCTATTTCCATCTTGATTTCAGAACTAATTAGCCTAATAACCGCTAAAATTGTGGGACTAGGGATTATTGAACATCAATTTTCTCTATCTACTACAGCTCTGTTCTATACGATCATCGGCTTCCTAGCAGTAAAATTAGCTGTTTTTGTCCTTTTAAGTGCAAAGACGGCCAATATGGAAATCGGAAACCTACTTGCCTATTCACCCTCTGGAATGAAGAAACTACTCCCCAAGGGTGTGTACCTTCTTGCTTCCGTCCTCGGAATTTTGCTTCTAGGAACAGCCTATTACTTGGGGATGAGTAGACGAGCTTGGGAAAATGTCATAACAATGGGCATCACCGTTCTCCTGGGAACTCTAGGAACTATCCTACTCTTCTTTGGTATGCGTTTGTTTATAGACTTTTTGGTTAAGTTTGGAAGCAATCGAAAACTTCAAGCCTATAATTTTAGACAGATTCAGGAATTAGTTATCCAGCGTTCAACTATACTGGCCATCTGCTCCCTCTTAATCTTCTCTGCCTTGTGCCTCTTTGGAGCAGGTGTTGCCATTGCAAGTGGCAATTCAGGCAATCAAACCCACGTGTTGGATTATACATTTAGAGATGGCAAGCAGGATACAGATGAAAATCTTGATGTGAATACAGTTAAAAAAGAGCTTGAAGTTGCTGGACTGGCATCACAGTTTTCAAAGATTTTGCAAATAAAAATCGGCAAACCGAAAGAACACGAGTCCGTGTCCTTCGAAGAGATCATCCAGGAGTTGAAAAAGCAAAAAGGCAGCAAGAACAAGGAAATTTTGCTCCAAAGATTTAAACAGTCTACTACTTCCCACCTCATACCAGTTTCCGAATACAATGAACTTAGAAAAGCTGCCAATCTCCCTCCTTTAGAATTAACTAGCAAGGAAGCCTACTTGTATATGGGAAAAGATTTTCTCCCTGATGAGAACTTGGTTAACTCTGTTCTGAAAGCAAACCCTCAAATCAACGTCATGGGAAATGATATAAAATTGATTGGAGATGTGCAGTCTTTACCAATTGTAACGGACCGTGAAATCACCCTCTCTGTAGCACTCATTCTTCCAGATGAGACCTTTATGAGTTATACTGATAGTAAATACTCAAACTATGTCAGTGGCATCCTAGCTCCTGATCTGGTCAAGGAAAAAGGTCTGATGAAAGCTATCTCAGATACAAATGAAAAGCTGAATCAAACCTCTCTTGGTTATGAAAGCTATATACAAAATATGGGGCGCCAATTATTTTACATTATCTCTGCTAGCTATATTACTATTTATCTGGCAATCATTTTCCTTGTCGTTGCAAATACAATCATCGGCGTCCAGTTTTTGATGGGACAAAGACAATCCTACAGACGATACCAAACCTTGATCCATCTTGGAGCTAACTACGAAACTCTTTGTAAATCTTCAGAAAAACAAATCAACTGGTATTTCGGTCTGCCAATAGCCATTGCACTTCTCAGTAGTAGCTTCGGAGTGAGCTCCCTCCTCACAGGAATAGTACCCGCTAGTGCAAGAATGGCCATGGAGCAGAAATTTATCACAGCCATGCTAATCGTACTGCTCTTAGCTGGTTTTGAAGTCATCTATATCAGAATTGTAAAGAAAAATAGCAACAAGTACTTATTGTCATTAATGGAACCAAAAAGAGAAGAATAA
- a CDS encoding ABC transporter ATP-binding protein, whose protein sequence is METILRVESLKKHYGKEPNITKALNGISFQVVKGEFLGIMGSSGSGKTTLLNCLATIIKPTDGSIQMQEKDLGQLKGSQLADYRGKEIGYLFQNFELLDNLTAKENILLPLSLHKVDADESKVRLELLSQYLDISELLDKFPSQLSGGQRQRVAAARALILDPKIVFADEPTGALDSKNATILMQKLSEMNQVEETTILMVTHDSVAASFCNRILFIQDGKLFHEIRRDYPRESQEDFYHRILKVMAALAGGDGNVF, encoded by the coding sequence ATGGAAACAATTTTACGAGTAGAATCATTAAAAAAGCATTATGGAAAAGAGCCGAATATCACCAAGGCCTTAAACGGCATATCTTTTCAAGTTGTAAAAGGTGAGTTCTTAGGAATTATGGGGAGTAGCGGTTCTGGGAAAACAACCCTTCTTAACTGTCTCGCCACAATCATCAAGCCAACTGACGGCTCTATTCAAATGCAAGAAAAAGATTTAGGTCAGTTAAAAGGGAGCCAATTAGCAGATTATAGAGGCAAGGAAATTGGCTATCTCTTCCAGAATTTTGAGCTTTTGGACAATCTTACAGCCAAAGAAAATATTTTACTCCCCTTGTCTTTACACAAGGTCGATGCCGACGAAAGCAAGGTTCGGTTAGAATTACTTTCCCAATATCTGGATATTTCTGAACTTCTGGATAAGTTCCCTTCTCAATTATCAGGTGGTCAACGGCAAAGGGTAGCTGCTGCGCGCGCCTTAATTTTAGACCCTAAGATTGTATTTGCAGACGAGCCCACAGGGGCTTTGGATTCAAAAAATGCGACCATTTTGATGCAAAAATTATCCGAAATGAATCAAGTGGAAGAAACCACCATTCTCATGGTAACCCACGATTCAGTTGCAGCCAGCTTTTGCAACCGCATATTGTTTATCCAAGACGGAAAACTATTCCATGAAATTCGACGCGATTATCCAAGAGAAAGTCAAGAAGACTTCTACCACAGAATACTAAAGGTCATGGCAGCCCTAGCTGGAGGTGATGGCAATGTTTTCTAA
- the guaA gene encoding glutamine-hydrolyzing GMP synthase — MSNISTDLQDVEKIIVLDYGSQYNQLISRRIREIGVFSELKSHKISAAEVRAINPVGIILSGGPNSVYEDGSFDIDPEIFELGIPILGICYGMQLLTHKLGGKVVPAGDAGNREYGQSPLTHTTSALFEGTPEEQIVLMSHGDAVTEIPADFVRTGTSADCPYAAIENPEKHIYGIQFHPEVRHSVYGNDILRNFALNICKAKGDWSMDNFIEMQIQKIRETVGDKRVLLGLSGGVDSSVVGVLLQKAIGDQLICIFVDHGLLRKGEADQVMEMLGGKFGLNIVKADAAKRFLDKLAGVSDPEQKRKIIGNEFVYVFDDEASKLKDVKFLAQGTLYTDVIESGTDTAQTIKSHHNVGGLPEDMQFELIEPLNTLYKDEVRALGTELGMPDHIVWRQPFPGPGLAIRVMGEITEEKLETVRESDAILREEIAKAGLDRDIWQYFTVNTGVRSVGVMGDGRTYDYTIAIRAITSIDGMTADFAKIPWDVLQKISVRIVNEVDHVNRIVYDITSKPPATVEWE, encoded by the coding sequence ATGAGCAACATTTCAACTGATTTGCAAGATGTCGAAAAAATCATCGTGCTGGACTATGGTAGCCAATACAACCAGCTGATTTCCCGCCGTATTCGTGAAATTGGTGTTTTTTCAGAGCTAAAAAGTCACAAAATCTCAGCTGCAGAGGTTCGTGCGATTAACCCTGTAGGGATCATCCTCTCTGGTGGACCAAACTCTGTATACGAAGATGGTTCATTTGATATTGACCCAGAAATTTTTGAACTTGGCATTCCAATTTTAGGAATCTGCTATGGTATGCAACTTTTAACTCATAAACTTGGAGGAAAAGTTGTTCCTGCAGGTGATGCTGGTAACCGTGAGTATGGCCAATCACCACTTACTCATACCACTTCTGCCCTCTTTGAAGGGACTCCTGAAGAACAGATTGTTTTGATGAGTCATGGTGATGCTGTTACAGAGATTCCAGCTGATTTTGTTCGTACTGGTACTTCTGCTGACTGTCCTTATGCAGCTATTGAAAACCCAGAAAAGCACATTTACGGCATCCAATTCCACCCAGAGGTTCGCCATTCTGTTTACGGAAATGATATCCTTCGCAACTTTGCCCTTAATATCTGTAAGGCTAAAGGTGACTGGTCAATGGATAACTTCATTGAGATGCAGATTCAAAAAATCCGTGAGACAGTCGGTGATAAACGTGTCCTTCTCGGTCTATCTGGTGGTGTTGACTCTTCTGTCGTTGGTGTTCTTCTCCAGAAAGCAATCGGCGATCAATTAATCTGTATCTTTGTAGACCACGGTCTTCTTCGTAAAGGGGAAGCGGACCAAGTTATGGAGATGCTCGGTGGTAAGTTTGGTTTGAATATCGTCAAAGCAGACGCTGCAAAACGCTTCCTTGACAAACTTGCTGGTGTTTCTGACCCTGAACAAAAACGGAAAATCATCGGTAATGAGTTTGTTTATGTCTTTGATGACGAAGCAAGCAAGCTCAAAGATGTGAAATTCCTTGCTCAAGGAACGCTTTACACTGACGTAATTGAGTCTGGTACAGATACTGCTCAAACCATCAAATCACACCACAACGTGGGTGGTCTTCCAGAAGATATGCAATTTGAATTGATTGAACCATTGAACACTCTTTATAAAGACGAAGTTCGTGCCCTTGGTACAGAGCTTGGTATGCCAGACCACATCGTATGGCGCCAACCATTCCCAGGTCCAGGGCTTGCTATCCGTGTCATGGGTGAAATCACTGAAGAAAAACTAGAAACTGTTCGTGAGTCTGATGCTATCCTTCGTGAAGAAATCGCTAAAGCTGGTCTTGACCGTGATATCTGGCAATATTTCACTGTCAACACAGGCGTTCGTTCAGTCGGTGTTATGGGTGATGGTCGTACTTATGATTACACAATCGCCATTCGTGCAATCACTTCTATCGATGGTATGACAGCTGACTTTGCCAAAATTCCTTGGGATGTCCTTCAAAAGATTTCTGTACGTATTGTTAACGAAGTAGACCACGTTAACCGTATCGTCTACGATATTACAAGTAAACCACCAGCAACTGTTGAGTGGGAATAA